A single window of Nicotiana tomentosiformis chromosome 1, ASM39032v3, whole genome shotgun sequence DNA harbors:
- the LOC104095919 gene encoding uncharacterized protein isoform X4, with protein sequence MEGSNYYFKNRSHVPAFGSWDCNDDFPIPFTQCFESARQADLLQYSYSEDRDLYVAGDLYQNDIVTPTMIVVPRRKMKASNEAVGKAGKDKWVVCDYEYEYDVKEAATPSPPPPKRAVDEDLYKISPELLYAKPKRKGIRGFFSSCLLPICAS encoded by the exons ATGGAA GGGAGCAATTATTACTTCAAGAATAGGAGCCATGTTCCAGCATTTGGTAGCTGGGATTGTAACGATGATTTCCCAATTCCTTTCACACAGTGCTTTGAATCAGCTAGACAAGCTGATTTGCTTCAATACAGCTACTCTGAAGACCGTGATTTATACGTCGCCGGCGATCTGTACCAGAATGATATTGTAACTCCGACCATGATCGTCGTTCCTCGTCGTAAG ATGAAAGCAAGTAATGAAGCAGTTGGAAAAGCAGGAAAGGACAAATGGGTGGTGTGTGACTATGAATATGAGTATGATGTGAAAGAAGCAGCAACTCCATCTCCACCACCACCTAAAAGGGCAGTAGATGAAGATCTTTACAAGATTTCCCCTGAATTGCTCTACGCTAAGCCTAAAAGG AAAGGCATTAGGGGTTTCTTTTCAAGCTGCTTACTGCCTATTTGTGCTTCTTGA
- the LOC104095919 gene encoding uncharacterized protein isoform X2 yields MEGSNYYFKNRSHVPAFGSWDCNDDFPIPFTQCFESARQADLLQYSYSEDRDLYVAGDLYQNDIVTPTMIVVPRRKFNGTIWKKQMKASNEAVGKAGKDKWVVCDYEYEYDVKEAATPSPPPPKRAVDEDLYKISPELLYAKPKRKGIRGFFSSCLLPICAS; encoded by the exons ATGGAA GGGAGCAATTATTACTTCAAGAATAGGAGCCATGTTCCAGCATTTGGTAGCTGGGATTGTAACGATGATTTCCCAATTCCTTTCACACAGTGCTTTGAATCAGCTAGACAAGCTGATTTGCTTCAATACAGCTACTCTGAAGACCGTGATTTATACGTCGCCGGCGATCTGTACCAGAATGATATTGTAACTCCGACCATGATCGTCGTTCCTCGTCGTAAG TTCAATGGAACCATTTGGAAAAAGCAGATGAAAGCAAGTAATGAAGCAGTTGGAAAAGCAGGAAAGGACAAATGGGTGGTGTGTGACTATGAATATGAGTATGATGTGAAAGAAGCAGCAACTCCATCTCCACCACCACCTAAAAGGGCAGTAGATGAAGATCTTTACAAGATTTCCCCTGAATTGCTCTACGCTAAGCCTAAAAGG AAAGGCATTAGGGGTTTCTTTTCAAGCTGCTTACTGCCTATTTGTGCTTCTTGA
- the LOC104095919 gene encoding uncharacterized protein isoform X1 has translation MEQGSNYYFKNRSHVPAFGSWDCNDDFPIPFTQCFESARQADLLQYSYSEDRDLYVAGDLYQNDIVTPTMIVVPRRKFNGTIWKKQMKASNEAVGKAGKDKWVVCDYEYEYDVKEAATPSPPPPKRAVDEDLYKISPELLYAKPKRKGIRGFFSSCLLPICAS, from the exons ATGGAA CAGGGGAGCAATTATTACTTCAAGAATAGGAGCCATGTTCCAGCATTTGGTAGCTGGGATTGTAACGATGATTTCCCAATTCCTTTCACACAGTGCTTTGAATCAGCTAGACAAGCTGATTTGCTTCAATACAGCTACTCTGAAGACCGTGATTTATACGTCGCCGGCGATCTGTACCAGAATGATATTGTAACTCCGACCATGATCGTCGTTCCTCGTCGTAAG TTCAATGGAACCATTTGGAAAAAGCAGATGAAAGCAAGTAATGAAGCAGTTGGAAAAGCAGGAAAGGACAAATGGGTGGTGTGTGACTATGAATATGAGTATGATGTGAAAGAAGCAGCAACTCCATCTCCACCACCACCTAAAAGGGCAGTAGATGAAGATCTTTACAAGATTTCCCCTGAATTGCTCTACGCTAAGCCTAAAAGG AAAGGCATTAGGGGTTTCTTTTCAAGCTGCTTACTGCCTATTTGTGCTTCTTGA
- the LOC104095919 gene encoding uncharacterized protein isoform X3, with translation MEQGSNYYFKNRSHVPAFGSWDCNDDFPIPFTQCFESARQADLLQYSYSEDRDLYVAGDLYQNDIVTPTMIVVPRRKMKASNEAVGKAGKDKWVVCDYEYEYDVKEAATPSPPPPKRAVDEDLYKISPELLYAKPKRKGIRGFFSSCLLPICAS, from the exons ATGGAA CAGGGGAGCAATTATTACTTCAAGAATAGGAGCCATGTTCCAGCATTTGGTAGCTGGGATTGTAACGATGATTTCCCAATTCCTTTCACACAGTGCTTTGAATCAGCTAGACAAGCTGATTTGCTTCAATACAGCTACTCTGAAGACCGTGATTTATACGTCGCCGGCGATCTGTACCAGAATGATATTGTAACTCCGACCATGATCGTCGTTCCTCGTCGTAAG ATGAAAGCAAGTAATGAAGCAGTTGGAAAAGCAGGAAAGGACAAATGGGTGGTGTGTGACTATGAATATGAGTATGATGTGAAAGAAGCAGCAACTCCATCTCCACCACCACCTAAAAGGGCAGTAGATGAAGATCTTTACAAGATTTCCCCTGAATTGCTCTACGCTAAGCCTAAAAGG AAAGGCATTAGGGGTTTCTTTTCAAGCTGCTTACTGCCTATTTGTGCTTCTTGA
- the LOC138909070 gene encoding uncharacterized protein encodes MITNIISVCGRDASILFDPRSTYSYVLSLFAHFLDIPRESLGTPFYMSTPVGDSVIVDHIYRSCVVTFYGYKTRADLLLLDMTDFEVILVIDCLSPYHAIIDCHAKTVNLAMLELPRLEWKGSYVSISSRVISFLKARHMVKKACLAYLAYVRDTTAETSAIDSVPVVREFSDVFPSDLPGIPPDRDIDFCIDLALGTQPISITPYRMVPKELKELKEQLEELLAKGFVKPSVSLWGAPVLFVKKKEGHM; translated from the coding sequence ATGATCACAAATATTATTTCTGTgtgtggtagggatgcttcaatattatttgatccaaggtctacctattcatatgttttatctctgtttgctcatttcctggatattcctcgtgagtccttgggcacTCCTTTTTatatgtctactcctgtgggcgattctgttattgtggatcatATCTATCGATCTTGTGTGGTCACATTCTATGGATAtaagactagagcggatcttctattgcttgatatgaccgactttgaggtcatcctggtcATAGACTGCctatccccatatcacgccatcattgattgccatgccaagactgttaacttggcgatgctagagttgcctagattggagtggaagggttcgtatGTCAGTatatctagtcgggttatctcttttctgaaggctagacatatggtcaagaaggcttgtttggcttatctagcttatgttcgggatactaccgcaGAGACCTCGGCGATTGATTCGGtgccagtagtccgggagttctccgatgtgtttccttctgatcttccaggcataccaccggatcgtgatatcgatttttgtattgacttggctctaggtacccagcctatatctatcacACCGTACCGTATGGtgccgaaagagttgaaggagttgaaagaacaacttgaggagttgctagcaaaggggttcgtcaaaCCAAGTGTATCtctttggggtgcaccagttttatttgtgaagaagaaagaggggcaTATGTAG
- the LOC138909069 gene encoding uncharacterized protein — protein MAKTSKIVPQKEVASSSRLAGGEDAAEPRPEEFIPVGCSTVSDFKVEKPSSVSGRFVARMPEPIPDLKQWVEGLGKDVAMRPPSGDEEVPVPKQVKEKNRKDSPRSPFSKKKKPAKKYRKLKGGPSVMLPESIHRLRDEPEEVEKELAGVRANVVIQQSSESAEVNKGTLAIIPEQEKIETIRSRAGMVEGETEGRTSRAAKDISRDELGIVDVSGSPQISDAMICEDSMMEGRSYEGIQESTDIHSFLDGLESAASEEASVLHHEAFLRIREENEAEVRELTEKSDSYKLLSEKLQADLAAARDEHEEMGYQVFRILHDSKDELEITTDNPILQVRQRLEQIGRLNLQVDELMAEWEKFKENMDILASKKEAVQAQLESAEAQLRAVKENTSVQIERVKELQSRLDLSTSDKESLANELEVVRSEVTEANKRADAKVAQFRNDVEVNQAKAKSMVEHAKWKAQREDLEEVSAQGFDVEAEIENAKAEKNRARRLAFPEEDSNSSNESEGEEDPEDVVCDEDQAI, from the exons ATGGCCAAAACATCTAAAATCGTTCCACAAAAAGAGGTTGCTTCTTCATCACGGCTCGCCGGCGGTGAGGATGCGGCGGAGCCTCGCCCTGAGGAATTCATTCCGGTTGGGTGTTCAACTGTCAGtgactttaaggttgaaaaaccttcatCGGTAtcgggccgat TTGTGGCTCGGATGCCTGAGCCGATTCCTGatcttaaacaatgggttgaag GACTTGGGAAGGACGTtgccatgaggcccccatctggtgatgaGGAGGTTCCTGTCCCGAAGCAGGTTAAAGAAAAGAATAGAAAAGATTCACCGAGATCCCCGTTCTCGAAAAAGAAAAAACCGGCGAAGAAATATCGCAAGCTAAAGGGGGGCCCTAGTGTTATGCTTCCGGAATCTATCCACCGAttaagggacgagcccgaagaagTAGAAAAGGAATTAGCTGgtgtacgggctaatgttgtgatacaacaatcTTCAGAATCAGCGGAAGTGAATAAGGGAACCCTGGCCATAATTCCGGAACAAGAAAAAATCGAGACTATTCGGTCTCGAGCTGGGATGGTCGAAGGGGAGACCGAGGGTAGGACTTCTCGAGCAGCAAAAGATATCTCAAGGGATGAGCTCGGGATAGTTGATGTCagcggatcccctcagatttcggatgctATGATCTGTGAGGACAGTATGATGGAAGGTCGATCCTACGAGGGCATTCAGGAGTCGACCGATATCCACAGTTTTCTGGATGGGCTCGAGTCAGCTGCCTCGGAGGAG GCTtcagtgttgcatcacgaggctttcctccgaaTCCGAGAGGAGAATGAGGCCGAGGTTCGGgagctcactgagaagagtgactcctaTAAACTTCTTAGCGAGAAGCTTCAAGCAGATTTGGCAGCGGCTCGTGATGAGCACGAGGAGATGGGCTATCAAGTATTCCGAATTCTTCACGATAGTAAAGACGAATTGGAGATAACCACTGACAatccgattctgcaggttcgaCAGAGGCTTGAACAGATCGGACGGCTCAATTTGCAGGTAGATGAGCTAATGGCCGAATGGgaaaaattcaaagaaaatatGGATATCCTTGCCTCCAAAAAAGAGGCTGTTCAAGCGCAATTGGAGTCGGCTGAGGCCCAGCTTCGGGCTGTAAAAGAAAATACCTCGGTGCAGATCGAGAGGGTTAAAGAGCTTCAAAGCCGGTTAGATTTGTCCACTTCAGATAAGGAAAGCTTGGCTAATGAACTTGAAGTAGTCAGATCTGAGGTGACCGAGGCtaataaaagagctgatgctaaagtggcccagttcaggAATGACGTTGAGGTTAATCAGGCCAAGgccaagagcatggtcgaacatgctaaATGGAAGGCTCAGAGAGAAGATCTCGAGGAGGTCagtgctcagggcttcgatgtcGAGGCCGAAATTGAAAATGCCAAGGCAGAGAAAAACAGGGCTCgaaggttggcctttcctgaggaagACTCCAATAGCTCGAACGAATCTGAAGGTGAGGAAGATCCCGAGGACGTGGTCTGCGATGAAGACCAAGCCATTTAG